A single genomic interval of Rhinopithecus roxellana isolate Shanxi Qingling chromosome 11, ASM756505v1, whole genome shotgun sequence harbors:
- the CSGALNACT2 gene encoding chondroitin sulfate N-acetylgalactosaminyltransferase 2 isoform X3 codes for MSRRGLILHTRTHWLLLGLALLCSLVLFMYLLECAPQTDGNASLPGVVGENYGKEYYQALLQEQEEHYQTRATSLKRQIAQLKQELQEMSEKMRSLQERKNVGANGVGYQSNKEQAPSDLLEFLHSQIDKAEVSIGAKLPSEYGVIPFESFTLMKVFQLEMGLTRHPEEKPVRKDKRDELVEVIEAGLEVINNPDEDEEQDDEEGPLGEKLIFNENDFVEGYYRTERDKGTQYELFFKKADLMEYRHVTLFRPFGPLMKVKSEMIDITRSVINIIVPLAERTEAFVQFMQNFRDVCIHQDKKIHLTVVYFGKEGLSKVKSILESVTRLASSTW; via the exons ATGTCTAGAAGAGGACTGATTCTTCACACCCGGACCCACTGGTTGCTGTTGGGCCTCGCTTTGCTCTGCAGTTTGGTATTATTTATGTACCTCCTGGAATGTGCCCCCCAGACTGATGGAAATGCATCTCTTCCTGGTGTTGTTGGGGAAAATTATGGTAAAGAGTATTATCAAGCCCTCCTACAGGAACAAGAAGAACATTATCAGACCAGGGCAACCAGTCTGAAACGCCAAATTGCTCAACTAAAACAAGAATTACAAGAAATGAGTGAAAAGATGAGGTCattgcaagaaagaaagaatgtaggGGCTAATGGTGTAGGCTATCAGAGCAACAAAGAGCAAGCACCTAGTGATCTTTTAGAGTTTCTTCATTCCCAAATTGACAAAGCTGAAGTTAGCATAGGGGCCAAACTACCCAGTGAGTATGGGGTCATTCCCTTTGAAAGTTTTACCTTAATGAAAGTATTTCAATTGGAAATGGGTCTCACTCGCCATCCTGAAGAAAAGCCAGTTAGAAAAGACAAACGAGATGAATTGGTGGAAGTTATTGAAGCTGGCTTGGAGGTCATTAATAATCctgatgaagatgaggaacaagATGATGAGGAGGGTCCACTTGGAGAGAAACTGATATTTAATGAAAATGACTTCGTAGAAG GTTATTATCGCACCGAGAGAGATAAGGGCACGCAGTATGAACTCTTTTTTAAGAAAGCAGACCTTATGGAATATAGACATGTGACCCTCTTCCGCCCTTTTGGACCTCTCATGAAAGTGAAGAGTGAGATGATTGACATCACTAGATCAGTTATTAATATCATTGTGCCACTTGCTGAAAGAACTGAAGCATTTGTACAGTTTATGCAGAACTTCAG GGATGTTTGTATTCATCAAGACAAgaagattcatctcacagtggtaTATTTTGGCAAAGAAGGACTGTCTAAAGTCAAGTCTATCCTAGAATCTGTCACAAG ATTGGCTTCTTCCACATGGTGA
- the CSGALNACT2 gene encoding chondroitin sulfate N-acetylgalactosaminyltransferase 2 isoform X4 gives MSRRGLILHTRTHWLLLGLALLCSLVLFMYLLECAPQTDGNASLPGVVGENYGKEYYQALLQEQEEHYQTRATSLKRQIAQLKQELQEMSEKMRSLQERKNVGANGVGYQSNKEQAPSDLLEFLHSQIDKAEVSIGAKLPSEYGVIPFESFTLMKVFQLEMGLTRHPEEKPVRKDKRDELVEVIEAGLEVINNPDEDEEQDDEEGPLGEKLIFNENDFVEGYYRTERDKGTQYELFFKKADLMEYRHVTLFRPFGPLMKVKSEMIDITRSVINIIVPLAERTEAFVQFMQNFRDVCIHQDKKIHLTVVYFGKEGLSKVKSILESVTR, from the exons ATGTCTAGAAGAGGACTGATTCTTCACACCCGGACCCACTGGTTGCTGTTGGGCCTCGCTTTGCTCTGCAGTTTGGTATTATTTATGTACCTCCTGGAATGTGCCCCCCAGACTGATGGAAATGCATCTCTTCCTGGTGTTGTTGGGGAAAATTATGGTAAAGAGTATTATCAAGCCCTCCTACAGGAACAAGAAGAACATTATCAGACCAGGGCAACCAGTCTGAAACGCCAAATTGCTCAACTAAAACAAGAATTACAAGAAATGAGTGAAAAGATGAGGTCattgcaagaaagaaagaatgtaggGGCTAATGGTGTAGGCTATCAGAGCAACAAAGAGCAAGCACCTAGTGATCTTTTAGAGTTTCTTCATTCCCAAATTGACAAAGCTGAAGTTAGCATAGGGGCCAAACTACCCAGTGAGTATGGGGTCATTCCCTTTGAAAGTTTTACCTTAATGAAAGTATTTCAATTGGAAATGGGTCTCACTCGCCATCCTGAAGAAAAGCCAGTTAGAAAAGACAAACGAGATGAATTGGTGGAAGTTATTGAAGCTGGCTTGGAGGTCATTAATAATCctgatgaagatgaggaacaagATGATGAGGAGGGTCCACTTGGAGAGAAACTGATATTTAATGAAAATGACTTCGTAGAAG GTTATTATCGCACCGAGAGAGATAAGGGCACGCAGTATGAACTCTTTTTTAAGAAAGCAGACCTTATGGAATATAGACATGTGACCCTCTTCCGCCCTTTTGGACCTCTCATGAAAGTGAAGAGTGAGATGATTGACATCACTAGATCAGTTATTAATATCATTGTGCCACTTGCTGAAAGAACTGAAGCATTTGTACAGTTTATGCAGAACTTCAG GGATGTTTGTATTCATCAAGACAAgaagattcatctcacagtggtaTATTTTGGCAAAGAAGGACTGTCTAAAGTCAAGTCTATCCTAGAATCTGTCACAAG GTAA
- the CSGALNACT2 gene encoding chondroitin sulfate N-acetylgalactosaminyltransferase 2 isoform X2, with protein MSRRGLILHTRTHWLLLGLALLCSLVLFMYLLECAPQTDGNASLPGVVGENYGKEYYQALLQEQEEHYQTRATSLKRQIAQLKQELQEMSEKMRSLQERKNVGANGVGYQSNKEQAPSDLLEFLHSQIDKAEVSIGAKLPSEYGVIPFESFTLMKVFQLEMGLTRHPEEKPVRKDKRDELVEVIEAGLEVINNPDEDEEQDDEEGPLGEKLIFNENDFVEGYYRTERDKGTQYELFFKKADLMEYRHVTLFRPFGPLMKVKSEMIDITRSVINIIVPLAERTEAFVQFMQNFRDVCIHQDKKIHLTVVYFGKEGLSKVKSILESVTRFIKRILAFGEILALE; from the exons ATGTCTAGAAGAGGACTGATTCTTCACACCCGGACCCACTGGTTGCTGTTGGGCCTCGCTTTGCTCTGCAGTTTGGTATTATTTATGTACCTCCTGGAATGTGCCCCCCAGACTGATGGAAATGCATCTCTTCCTGGTGTTGTTGGGGAAAATTATGGTAAAGAGTATTATCAAGCCCTCCTACAGGAACAAGAAGAACATTATCAGACCAGGGCAACCAGTCTGAAACGCCAAATTGCTCAACTAAAACAAGAATTACAAGAAATGAGTGAAAAGATGAGGTCattgcaagaaagaaagaatgtaggGGCTAATGGTGTAGGCTATCAGAGCAACAAAGAGCAAGCACCTAGTGATCTTTTAGAGTTTCTTCATTCCCAAATTGACAAAGCTGAAGTTAGCATAGGGGCCAAACTACCCAGTGAGTATGGGGTCATTCCCTTTGAAAGTTTTACCTTAATGAAAGTATTTCAATTGGAAATGGGTCTCACTCGCCATCCTGAAGAAAAGCCAGTTAGAAAAGACAAACGAGATGAATTGGTGGAAGTTATTGAAGCTGGCTTGGAGGTCATTAATAATCctgatgaagatgaggaacaagATGATGAGGAGGGTCCACTTGGAGAGAAACTGATATTTAATGAAAATGACTTCGTAGAAG GTTATTATCGCACCGAGAGAGATAAGGGCACGCAGTATGAACTCTTTTTTAAGAAAGCAGACCTTATGGAATATAGACATGTGACCCTCTTCCGCCCTTTTGGACCTCTCATGAAAGTGAAGAGTGAGATGATTGACATCACTAGATCAGTTATTAATATCATTGTGCCACTTGCTGAAAGAACTGAAGCATTTGTACAGTTTATGCAGAACTTCAG GGATGTTTGTATTCATCAAGACAAgaagattcatctcacagtggtaTATTTTGGCAAAGAAGGACTGTCTAAAGTCAAGTCTATCCTAGAATCTGTCACAAG